From Eleftheria terrae, the proteins below share one genomic window:
- a CDS encoding Lrp/AsnC family transcriptional regulator encodes MTAPIELDAIDRRILRALQVDGRMTYDQLAGEVQLSPSATLRRVKRLEEAGAIAGYVALVPPERVGLGLTAYLNVRLEKHSEVHKRNPMDLFRAAVQAWPEVVECVALTGEMDYLLRVVVEDMAHYSRFVMDTLLKHPSVADCKTSFVLDRVKNTTAVPV; translated from the coding sequence ATGACAGCGCCCATCGAGCTCGACGCCATAGATCGACGCATCCTTCGTGCCCTGCAGGTCGATGGGCGCATGACCTACGACCAACTGGCCGGCGAGGTGCAGCTGTCCCCATCGGCCACGCTGCGCCGCGTCAAGCGGCTGGAGGAAGCCGGCGCCATCGCGGGCTACGTCGCACTGGTGCCGCCCGAACGGGTGGGGCTGGGCCTCACCGCCTACCTGAACGTGCGGCTCGAAAAGCACAGCGAGGTGCACAAGCGCAATCCGATGGACCTGTTCCGGGCCGCCGTGCAGGCCTGGCCGGAAGTGGTCGAGTGCGTCGCACTCACCGGCGAGATGGACTACCTGCTGCGGGTGGTGGTGGAAGACATGGCGCACTACTCCCGCTTCGTGATGGACACCTTGTTGAAGCACCCGAGCGTGGCGGATTGCAAGACGAGCTTCGTGCTGGACCGCGTCAAGAACACCACCGCGGTGCCGGTATGA
- a CDS encoding esterase/lipase family protein has product MLARLQRRITLTLLALALGWALAFTLLGRPGLAALGAVLIAFGYAVVLGVEFVMVAAVHGDDPAPRATARQLLAAWWGEVTHSPLIFCWRQPFFPNAVPDAPDAPGRRGVLLIHGLVCNRGFWTPWLRRFRQLGVPFVAVSLEPVFGDIEHYVDIIEQAVRRLEAGTGQPPVLVCHSMGGLAARAWLQARQADTRVHRIITIGTPHRGTWLGRFARTINTRQMRHNGEWLQALSALEPPERYRRFTCFYGHCDNIVFPASTGTLPGAVNWHIAGTAHVQMAFQAQVFQEVLASLADGPTAEADAPRPAAQAPAR; this is encoded by the coding sequence ATGCTCGCACGCCTGCAACGCCGCATCACGCTCACCCTCCTCGCGCTGGCCCTCGGCTGGGCGCTGGCTTTCACCCTGCTCGGCCGGCCCGGGCTGGCGGCCCTCGGCGCCGTGCTCATCGCCTTCGGCTATGCCGTGGTGCTGGGCGTGGAGTTCGTCATGGTGGCCGCCGTGCATGGCGACGATCCTGCGCCCCGCGCCACGGCGAGGCAGCTGCTGGCCGCGTGGTGGGGCGAAGTCACGCATTCGCCGTTGATCTTCTGCTGGCGCCAGCCCTTCTTCCCCAACGCGGTGCCCGATGCGCCTGACGCTCCCGGGCGCCGCGGTGTGCTGCTGATCCACGGGCTGGTGTGCAACCGGGGCTTCTGGACGCCCTGGCTGCGGCGCTTCCGCCAGCTCGGCGTGCCCTTCGTCGCGGTGAGCCTGGAGCCGGTGTTCGGCGATATCGAACACTATGTCGACATCATCGAGCAGGCGGTGCGGCGGCTGGAGGCCGGCACCGGCCAGCCGCCCGTGCTGGTCTGCCACAGCATGGGCGGCTTGGCGGCACGGGCCTGGCTGCAGGCCCGCCAGGCCGACACACGGGTGCACCGCATCATCACCATCGGCACGCCGCACCGGGGCACCTGGCTGGGCCGCTTCGCCCGCACCATCAACACCCGGCAGATGCGCCACAACGGCGAGTGGCTGCAGGCGCTGTCAGCGCTGGAGCCGCCCGAACGCTACCGTCGCTTCACCTGCTTCTACGGGCACTGCGACAACATCGTCTTCCCGGCCTCCACCGGCACCTTGCCGGGCGCCGTGAACTGGCACATCGCGGGCACGGCCCATGTGCAGATGGCGTTTCAGGCGCAGGTGTTCCAGGAAGTGCTGGCGTCCCTGGCCGATGGGCCGACGGCGGAGGCCGATGCGCCCCGCCCCGCGGCCCAGGCACCGGCGCGCTGA
- a CDS encoding GMC family oxidoreductase: MSKLPDPIRQGLARGWKVAGGPHAALPASLDCDVVIVGTGAGGGITAELLTRAGLDVVLVEEGPLKSSSDFNQRESEAYPALYQESAARKTADQAITILQGRCVGGSTTVNWTSSFRTPAATLQWWGEHFGLAALSPEAMSPWFAHAERRLQIGPWQVPPNENNDVLRRGAIQLGLRWGAIPRNVSGCWNLGSCGLGCPTNAKQSMLVTTVPAALDAGARLLVQTRALRFEHDGRRVQALLCAPAGNDGRADGAATLRIHARHYVLSGGGINSPALLLRSQVPDPHGRLGLRTFLHPVVFSTATLPQPVQPWQGAPQTIYSDHFLHTQPIDGPLGYKLEAPPLHPTLFALTVPSYGRQQAERMARYPHTNALLALLRDGFHERSPGGQVRLRDDGSPVLHYELTDVVLDGARRALLSMAEIQFAAGAAEVLPAHELATPWTSWAAAREGIGQLPIVPYKTRFGSAHVMGGCGMAGDERLGVVRPDGRHWQLDNLSVHDGSLFPTSVGANPQLSIYGLVSRHASGLAKALTGKEAVLV, from the coding sequence ATGAGCAAGTTGCCCGACCCCATCCGGCAAGGCCTCGCACGCGGCTGGAAGGTGGCTGGCGGCCCGCATGCCGCGCTGCCGGCCAGCCTGGATTGCGATGTCGTCATCGTCGGCACCGGTGCCGGCGGGGGCATCACCGCCGAACTGCTGACCCGGGCCGGCCTCGATGTCGTGCTGGTGGAGGAAGGGCCGCTCAAGAGCAGCAGCGACTTCAACCAGCGCGAGAGCGAAGCCTATCCCGCGCTGTACCAGGAAAGCGCCGCTCGCAAGACCGCCGACCAGGCCATCACCATCCTGCAAGGCCGTTGCGTCGGCGGCTCCACCACGGTCAACTGGACCAGCTCCTTTCGCACGCCTGCGGCCACCTTGCAGTGGTGGGGCGAGCATTTCGGCCTGGCGGCGCTCTCGCCCGAGGCCATGAGCCCGTGGTTCGCCCATGCGGAGCGTCGCCTGCAGATCGGCCCCTGGCAGGTCCCGCCCAACGAGAACAACGATGTGCTGCGCCGTGGTGCCATCCAGCTGGGGCTGCGCTGGGGGGCCATCCCGCGCAACGTGTCCGGCTGCTGGAACCTCGGTTCCTGCGGCCTGGGTTGCCCGACCAATGCCAAGCAGTCCATGCTGGTGACCACCGTTCCCGCCGCGCTGGATGCCGGCGCGCGGCTGCTGGTGCAGACACGGGCCTTGCGCTTCGAGCACGATGGCCGGCGCGTCCAGGCCCTGCTGTGCGCGCCGGCAGGCAACGATGGGCGGGCTGATGGCGCGGCCACGCTGCGCATCCATGCCCGGCACTACGTGCTGTCGGGCGGGGGCATCAATTCGCCGGCGCTGCTGCTGCGCTCGCAGGTGCCTGACCCCCACGGGCGGCTGGGGCTGCGCACCTTCCTGCATCCGGTGGTGTTTTCGACAGCGACGCTGCCGCAGCCGGTGCAGCCCTGGCAGGGTGCGCCCCAGACCATCTACAGCGACCACTTCCTCCACACGCAGCCCATCGACGGCCCGCTTGGCTACAAGCTGGAGGCTCCGCCGCTGCACCCGACGCTGTTCGCCCTCACGGTGCCCAGCTATGGACGCCAGCAGGCCGAGCGCATGGCCCGCTACCCGCACACCAATGCCTTGCTGGCGCTGCTGCGCGACGGCTTCCACGAGCGATCGCCGGGCGGGCAGGTGCGCCTGCGTGACGACGGCTCGCCGGTGCTGCACTACGAGCTCACCGACGTGGTGCTCGATGGCGCTCGCCGCGCCCTGCTCAGCATGGCCGAGATCCAGTTCGCCGCCGGTGCCGCCGAGGTGCTGCCGGCCCACGAACTGGCCACGCCCTGGACCAGCTGGGCCGCAGCCCGCGAGGGCATCGGTCAGCTGCCGATCGTGCCCTACAAGACCCGCTTCGGTAGCGCCCACGTGATGGGCGGCTGCGGCATGGCGGGTGACGAACGCCTCGGTGTCGTGCGGCCGGACGGCCGCCACTGGCAGCTCGACAACCTCAGCGTGCATGACGGTTCGCTGTTTCCGACCAGCGTCGGTGCCAACCCCCAGCTCTCCATCTACGGCCTGGTGAGCCGCCATGCGAGCGGTCTTGCCAAGGCACTGACCGGCAAGGAGGCTGTGCTAGTGTGA
- a CDS encoding long-chain-fatty-acid--CoA ligase, with the protein MTASKPWLHHYPPDVPHEVDCTQYDSLAALLEESFHKYAGRHAAMCMDRTLTFADVDAHSAALGAWLQSRGLQRGSRVAIMMPNVLQYVVALAAVLRAGYTVVNVNPLYTPRELEHQLKDSGAEAIIILENFAHTLQAVIDQTVVRHVVLAAMGDMLGLVKGGIVNFVVRHARKMVPAFQLPLTQGRTVTRFNDALAQGRGMSLQRPALRPDDVAFLQYTGGTTGVSKGATLTHRNVVANILQSEAWFKPMLDKLGNKPLTVVCALPLYHIFALTVCYMMGARLGTMNLLIPNPRDIPGFIKTLKKHRINMFPAVNTLFNALANDPEFATLDFSELVVSNGGGMAVQQATAEKWLKITGCPVVEGYGLSETSPVATSNRLDLKEFSGTIGVPIPSTEVAIRDDNGQDLPVGQAGEICIRGPQVMVGYWNRPDETAKVMTPDGFFKSGDIGVMDERGYVKIVDRKKDMILVSGFNVYPNEIEQVVNLHPAVLECAAVGVADPKSGEAVKLFVVRKDPALSEEDLMAYCRDNFTAYKRPKFVEFRDELPKTNVGKILRRELRVAA; encoded by the coding sequence GTGACTGCGTCCAAGCCCTGGCTCCACCACTACCCGCCGGATGTGCCGCATGAGGTCGACTGCACGCAGTACGACTCGCTGGCGGCCTTGCTGGAGGAGTCCTTCCACAAGTACGCCGGCCGTCATGCGGCCATGTGCATGGATCGCACCCTCACGTTTGCCGATGTGGACGCCCATTCAGCCGCGCTGGGCGCCTGGCTGCAGTCCCGCGGGCTCCAGCGCGGCAGCCGCGTCGCGATCATGATGCCCAACGTGCTGCAGTACGTCGTGGCACTGGCCGCGGTGCTGCGCGCCGGCTACACGGTGGTGAACGTCAACCCGCTGTACACGCCGCGCGAGCTCGAACACCAGCTGAAGGACTCCGGCGCCGAGGCCATCATCATCCTGGAGAACTTCGCGCACACCCTGCAGGCGGTGATCGACCAGACCGTGGTGCGGCACGTCGTCCTGGCAGCCATGGGCGACATGCTCGGGCTGGTGAAGGGCGGCATCGTGAATTTCGTGGTGCGGCATGCCCGCAAGATGGTGCCGGCGTTCCAGCTGCCCTTGACCCAGGGCCGCACCGTCACCCGCTTCAACGACGCGCTGGCCCAGGGACGTGGCATGTCGCTGCAGCGGCCCGCGCTGCGGCCGGATGACGTGGCCTTCCTGCAGTACACCGGCGGCACCACCGGTGTCTCCAAGGGAGCGACGCTGACCCATCGCAACGTGGTGGCCAACATCCTGCAGTCCGAGGCGTGGTTCAAGCCCATGCTGGACAAGCTGGGCAACAAGCCGCTGACGGTGGTGTGCGCCCTGCCGCTGTACCACATCTTCGCACTGACGGTGTGCTACATGATGGGCGCGCGGCTCGGCACGATGAACCTGCTGATCCCCAATCCACGGGACATCCCCGGCTTCATCAAGACGCTGAAGAAGCACAGGATCAACATGTTCCCGGCGGTGAACACCCTGTTCAACGCGTTGGCCAACGACCCGGAGTTCGCCACGCTGGACTTTTCGGAACTGGTGGTCAGCAATGGGGGCGGCATGGCAGTGCAGCAGGCCACTGCCGAGAAGTGGCTGAAGATCACCGGCTGCCCGGTGGTGGAAGGCTATGGCCTGAGCGAGACCTCCCCGGTGGCCACCAGCAACCGGCTCGACCTCAAGGAGTTCTCGGGCACGATCGGCGTTCCCATACCCTCGACCGAGGTGGCAATCCGCGACGACAACGGGCAGGACCTGCCGGTGGGCCAGGCCGGCGAGATCTGCATCCGCGGCCCGCAGGTGATGGTGGGCTACTGGAACCGGCCCGATGAAACGGCAAAGGTCATGACGCCCGACGGTTTCTTCAAGTCGGGCGACATCGGCGTGATGGACGAGCGCGGCTATGTGAAGATCGTGGACCGCAAGAAGGACATGATCCTTGTCTCCGGCTTTAACGTGTACCCGAACGAGATTGAGCAGGTGGTGAATCTGCACCCCGCAGTGCTTGAATGCGCCGCGGTGGGCGTGGCCGACCCGAAGTCAGGCGAGGCGGTCAAGCTGTTCGTGGTGCGCAAGGACCCGGCCTTGTCCGAGGAAGACCTGATGGCTTACTGCCGGGACAACTTCACCGCCTACAAGCGCCCGAAGTTCGTCGAGTTCCGGGACGAGCTGCCCAAGACCAATGTCGGCAAGATCCTGCGCCGGGAGCTGAGGGTCGCCGCTTGA
- a CDS encoding MBL fold metallo-hydrolase gives MTATTPRLPADVLVFERGWLSSNNVLLHDTSPAGAVLVDSGYATHAAQTVELVARALDGTPLGRIFNTHLHSDHCGGNAALVQRFGCSVYVPAAQFDAVRRWDPAALTFAATGQHCPRFDARDTLAPGQRHQIGRLEWQVLGAPGHDPHSLILYAPEERLLISADALWANGFGVVFPEIDGSAALQEVRETLDLMAGLDVRAVIPGHGPVFSDVAAALERAYRRLEGFERDPQRHGWYAAKALTKFHLIEVRRAARPRLFHWLRATPLLSRIHSRYFNGTAFDTWCESLLDELIRTGAATMDGGDVVDT, from the coding sequence GTGACCGCCACGACACCACGACTACCAGCGGACGTCCTTGTCTTCGAACGCGGCTGGCTGTCGTCCAACAACGTGCTGTTGCACGATACGTCGCCCGCAGGCGCGGTACTCGTCGACAGCGGCTATGCCACCCATGCAGCGCAAACCGTCGAACTGGTGGCGCGGGCGTTGGACGGGACGCCACTGGGGCGCATCTTCAACACGCACCTGCATTCCGACCATTGCGGCGGCAATGCTGCCCTTGTTCAGCGCTTCGGGTGCTCGGTGTATGTGCCTGCCGCCCAATTCGACGCCGTGCGCCGCTGGGACCCGGCGGCGCTGACCTTCGCCGCGACGGGCCAGCACTGCCCCCGTTTCGATGCCCGCGACACCCTGGCCCCGGGTCAGCGCCACCAGATCGGCCGGCTCGAATGGCAGGTGCTGGGAGCCCCGGGCCACGATCCGCATTCGCTGATCCTGTATGCACCTGAAGAACGCCTCCTCATCTCGGCGGATGCCTTGTGGGCCAATGGCTTCGGCGTGGTGTTCCCCGAGATCGACGGGAGCGCCGCCCTGCAGGAGGTCCGGGAGACGCTGGACTTGATGGCAGGCCTGGACGTGCGCGCCGTGATACCCGGCCATGGACCGGTGTTCTCCGATGTGGCCGCTGCGCTGGAACGCGCATATCGCCGCCTGGAGGGTTTCGAACGCGATCCACAACGACATGGTTGGTATGCAGCCAAAGCGCTGACCAAGTTCCACCTCATCGAGGTGCGCCGGGCAGCGCGCCCGCGACTCTTCCACTGGCTGCGGGCGACGCCGCTTCTCAGCCGAATCCATTCCCGCTACTTCAACGGCACCGCATTCGATACGTGGTGCGAGTCCCTGCTGGATGAGTTGATACGCACCGGAGCCGCCACGATGGACGGCGGGGACGTGGTCGACACCTGA